The following are from one region of the Mycobacteriales bacterium genome:
- a CDS encoding deoxyribonuclease IV, whose product MQLIGAHVDPADPLAEGAAREADLVQTFLADPQGWKDPRPREDADAIRASDLALYIHAPYVLNVATKNNRIRIPSRKLLASHAKAAASLGARGLIVHGGHVNAGDDPDEGYANWRKLFERTASDGGFPLPILVENTAGGDNAMVRHFDGLARLWDAIGEFDPGFCLDTCHAHAAGEDFDGIIDRVRAITGRIDLVHANDSKDEFGSGRDRHENLGSGQIDPDQLVATVAAAQAPVVCETPGGAKGQGSDIAFLRRQLAGASAR is encoded by the coding sequence ATGCAGCTGATCGGCGCCCACGTGGACCCTGCCGACCCCCTCGCCGAGGGCGCGGCCCGTGAGGCGGATCTCGTCCAGACATTCCTGGCCGACCCGCAGGGCTGGAAGGATCCGCGTCCGCGCGAGGACGCCGACGCGATCCGGGCTTCCGACCTCGCGCTCTACATCCACGCGCCCTACGTGCTCAACGTCGCGACCAAGAACAACCGGATCCGGATCCCCAGTCGCAAGCTGCTGGCGTCGCACGCGAAGGCCGCGGCATCGCTCGGAGCACGGGGGCTGATCGTGCACGGCGGCCACGTCAACGCCGGCGACGACCCGGACGAGGGCTACGCCAACTGGCGCAAGCTCTTCGAGCGCACCGCCTCCGACGGCGGGTTCCCGCTGCCGATCCTGGTCGAGAACACGGCCGGCGGGGACAACGCGATGGTCCGCCATTTCGACGGCCTCGCCCGGCTCTGGGACGCCATCGGAGAGTTCGACCCCGGCTTCTGCCTCGACACCTGCCACGCCCATGCGGCGGGGGAGGACTTCGACGGCATCATCGACCGGGTCCGGGCGATCACCGGGCGGATCGACCTGGTGCACGCCAACGACTCCAAGGATGAATTCGGCTCCGGTCGGGACCGGCACGAAAACCTCGGCTCCGGTCAGATCGATCCCGACCAGTTGGTCGCCACCGTCGCCGCCGCACAGGCGCCCGTGGTCTGCGAGACGCCGGGCGGGGCGAAGGGGCAGGGCTCCGACATCGCCTTCCTACGCCGGCAGCTGGCCGGCGCATCGGCCCGGTGA